The proteins below are encoded in one region of Dioscorea cayenensis subsp. rotundata cultivar TDr96_F1 chromosome 18, TDr96_F1_v2_PseudoChromosome.rev07_lg8_w22 25.fasta, whole genome shotgun sequence:
- the LOC120282228 gene encoding ankyrin repeat-containing protein At2g01680, translated as MDVRLRSAQGLFTAVRAGDIEEVRRIVEGADGGGGAALMAAQTEAGETALYIAAENNFGALVSYLVGFCDDETAKMRSRLDLDALQVAAKHGHAGVVKELLQLWPSLCKSCDSSNTSPLYSAAVKGHLDVVNAILDVDDSTIRIVRKNGKTSLHMAARNGLLEIVKVLLERDPGVVSIIDKKGQTALHMAVKGQNPDVVEEMLVTDLSILNIRDKKGNTALHIATRKWRPQMVRLLLSYESIEVNIINNQKETALDLVEKIPYGESQMDIVESLSEAGAKKARHVGQHDEASELRRTVSDIKHGVQNQLIQNAKTNKRVSGIAKELRKLHREAVQNTINSVTVVAVLIASIAFMAIFNLPGQYFQDGPDVGKANIADKMGFRVFCLLNAFALFISLAVVVVQITLVAWETGAQKRVVSVVNKLMWSACVSTCGAFLALAFVVVGRQASWMAFTIMVVGVPIMLGTLVIMMYLVLRRRFKFGDDSQRRIKRTSGSKSFSWSHYSAYSDPDAFSDHDKIYAL; from the exons ATGGATGTGAGGCTGAGATCCGCGCAGGGGCTCTTCACCGCCGTGCGAGCTGGGGACATCGAGGAAGTCCGCCGCATCGTTGAGGGCGCTGATGGAGGTGGTGGAGCGGCGCTCATGGCTGCGCAGACGGAGGCTGGAGAGACAGCGCTTTATATAGCTGCGGAGAATAACTTCGGCGCTTTGGTCTCTTATTTGGTTGGGTTTTGCGATGATGAGACGGCGAAGATGCGTTCGCGGCTTGATTTGGATGCTTTGCAGGTTGCTGCTAAGCATGGCCATGCTG GGGTTGTGAAGGAACTTCTGCAGCTATGGCCTTCACTCTGCAAATCATGTGATTCATCAAACACAAGTCCCCTGTATTCAGCTGCAGTTAAGGGTCACTTGGATGTGGTGAATGCCATATTGGATGTTGATGATAGTACAATAAGGATTGTGAGAAAAAATGGAAAGACTTCACTTCACATGGCTGCAAGGAATGGTCTTCTTGAAATTGTCAAGGTTCTTTTGGAGAGGGATCCTGGAGTTGTTTCTATCATTGATAAGAAAGGCCAAACTGCACTTCATATGGCAGTAAAAGGCCAGAATCCTGATGTTGTAGAGGAGATGTTGGTCACTGATCTTTCAATACTCAATATACGTGATAAGAAGGGAAATACAGCGTTGCATATAGCCACCAGAAAATGGCGGCCACAG ATGGTACGTCTTCTACTGAGTTATGAATCTATTGAAGTGAATATTATTAACAATCAGAAAGAAACTGCTCTGGACTTAGTAGAGAAAATCCCGTACGGTGAATCCCAAATGGACATTGTCGAAAGCCTTTCAGAAGCCGGTGCTAAGAAGGCAAGGCATGTCGGCCAACATGATGAAGCATCAGAACTGAGACGAACTGTGAGTGACATAAAACATGGTGTCCAAAACCAACTCATTCAAAATGCGAAAACCAACAAACGAGTGTCAGGCATCGCCAAGGAGCTCAGGAAACTACACAGAGAAGCTGTGCAGAACACAATCAATTCCGTGACAGTCGTCGCTGTCCTCATTGCCTCGATCGCTTTCATGGCCATTTTCAACCTTCCAGGGCAATACTTTCAGGATGGTCCAGATGTCGGCAAGGCTAACATTGCTGACAAAATGGGGTTCCGAGTGTTCTGCCTTCTCAACGCATTTGCTCTGTTCATATCCCTGGCGGTTGTCGTCGTTCAAATTACGCTCGTGGCATGGGAGACGGGAGCTCAAAAGCGCGTGGTCTCTGTTGTGAACAAGCTCATGTGGTCGGCCTGCGTTAGCACATGCGGGGCTTTCCTTGCATTAGCATTTGTCGTCGTAGGAAGGCAAGCATCATGGATGGCTTTCACCATAATGGTCGTCGGAGTGCCAATAATGCTAGGAACTCTAGTGATCATGATGTATCTTGTTCTTCGCCGTCGTTTCAAGTTCGGTGATGATTCACAGAGACGAATAAAGAGGACGAGCGGCAGCAAATCCTTCTCATGGTCTCATTATTCAGCTTATTCCGATCCCGACGCCTTCTCCGACCATGATAAGATATATGCATTGTAA